One Bos taurus isolate L1 Dominette 01449 registration number 42190680 breed Hereford chromosome 3, ARS-UCD2.0, whole genome shotgun sequence DNA window includes the following coding sequences:
- the LORICRIN gene encoding loricrin (The RefSeq protein has 4 substitutions, 2 non-frameshifting indels compared to this genomic sequence) — protein sequence MSHQKKQPTPQPPVGCGKTSGGSGGVFYSGGGGGSGSCGSSGGGGGGGCSGGSIKYSGGGGSSGCEGYSSGGGSSGTVCYPSGGGSSGTVCYPSGGGSSGTICHSSGGGSSGTVCYPSGGVSSGTVCHPSGGVSSGTVCHSSGGGSSGTVCYSSGGVSSGTVCHSSGGGSSGTVCYSSGGGGSSGQQVQCQSYGGVSSGGGSGCGGVSSGGGSACGVISSGDGSGCGGISSGGGCGAISSGGGSGCGGISSGGGSGYFSSSQTSQTPCLPQQSYGGGSSGAGCGGGSSGVSGCFSSGGGGSGSVCLGGSSGGGGGCISSGGDGSGSGCGGGSSGGASGGGKGVPVCHQTQQKQAPTWPGK from the coding sequence ATGTCTCACCAGAAAAAGCAGCCCACCCCTCAGCCCCCAGTGGGCTGTGGGAAAACCTCTGGCGGCAGCGGCGGCGTCTTCTAtagcggcggcggcggtggctcTGGTAGCTGCGGCAGCTCCGGgggtggtggcggcggcggctgctCAGGTGGAAGTATCAAGTATTCCGGGGGCGGCGGCAGCTCCGGCTGCGAAGGCTACTCCTCCGGCGGCGGCTCCTCCGGTACCGTCTGCTACCCCAGCGGCGGCGGCTCCTCCGGTACCGTCTGCTACCCCAGCGGCGGCGGCTCCTCCGGTACCATCTGCCACTCCAGCGGCGGCGGCTCCTCCGGTACCGTCTGCTACCCCAGCGGCGGCGTCTCCTCCGGTACCGTCTGCCACTCCAGCGGCGGCGCCTCCTCCGGTACCGTCTGCTACCCCAGCGGCGGCGTCTCCTCAGGTACCGTCTGCCACTCCAGCGGCGGCGGCTCCTCCGGTACCGTCTGCTACTCCAGCGGCGGCGGTGGCTCCTCCGGCCAGCAGGTCCAGTGCCAGAGCTACGGAGGCGTCTCTAGTGGGGGCGGCTCTGCCTGCGGCGTCATCTCCTCCGGGGACGGCTCCGGCTGCGGCGGCATCTCCTCCGGGGGCGGCTGCGGGGCCATCTCCTCTGGGGGCGGCTCCGGCTGCGGCGGGATCTCCTCCGGGGGTGGCTCCGGATACTTCTCGTCCTCCCAGACCTCCCAGACCCCGTGCTTGCCCCAGGAGAGCTACGGAGGAGGCTCATCCGGCGCCGGCTGCGGCGGCGGTTCCTCCGGGGTCAGCGGCTGCTTTTCCAGCGGTGGCGGCGGCAGTGGATCCGTCTGCCTGGGAGGCTCCTccgggggcggcggcggctgcaTCTCTAGCGGTGGGGGCGGCAGCGGTTCCGGCTGCGGCGGCGGCTCCTCCGGGGGTGCTTCCGGGGGCGGCAAGGGCGTCCCAGTCTGCCATCAGACCCAGCAGAAGCAGGCGCCTACCTGGCCAGGCAAGTAA